TTCATGGATATATATCTAATGATGAAGGACATGGTTTCTAAATTCAAAacctaagagcatctccaatggtgttaccaCCATTGGAGTCCTTAGCATTagtatactattttttttttgtgtttgaatagttaaggattcatcttcaaatttgaagtcCAATGGTGTTCTCCAATTTGGAGTTTTTAATACTTGTGAAAAAAAAAGCTTTGgcaaagaacaagaacaaataaaagaacaagaacaataacaatTCAGACAGTCATCCTACAAATACACACACAAATAGATAACGAATTACTTCCTGACATCAAATAGCACTCATGAAATACATAGCAACTAAACTCTTCTACCTGCACTTGGAAGTAGATTCCCATGTCAACGAGAACATTCTTGACATCAACATGGTTTTCCAAATTCTCGCCAGTCCATCTTGTGTGCGCCTCTGTTTCTGcataaaacaaattaagaaCAAAGCAGTTCCATTACTGGTGTACCAACTCCATATATACAAAGCAAAACTGAGAAAGGTTTCGATGAAGGTAGAGGGAATGAATGAATTACCTTATGTGCTTTTACACGTAAAATCAGGTCTACTTGATCCACCCCacctagaagaagaagaaggacaaaaCTACCTTATCATACAGTCCAAAATGAATCCTTTGGAACCAACAAAGAGTGCAAACGATAGGGAAGTTGGGTTTGCTTACCCAAGTTGGTCAATAGCGATGACCCTGAATCGAGAGGCAAGGGCATCAAAATTACGGAAGAAGAAACCTTGAGAAGCACCGTATCCATGAACCATGACAAGAGTGGGAGAACCTTCCTTGGCTTCAAAGGTGATAGTGTTGATGTACCTAGACTCGTTGCTAGAAGATCTAAACCACCTGACTTTGGAGCCTGGTCGTCCTGAACCATGTTGACTCGTTCTTGTACATAAGTCGTTCTGAAGATTATTCACCCACCCCCAAAATTAGAAACTttcagaaattaaaaaaaattataaaggcGTGATCTTTATGTGATAGGAGACAGAGTAACTAAAACAGAGTAATCATCAAGCTCTCATAGATCAATCCGTATCTTTATAAATCTTCTCCGCAAGTGTGCTTTAACACTTCATTCTTCAGCAGCTTTCACTCTCTAAAACTTCTACTCGATTCAGAAGCACTAACTAAGACTAAATCATCATAAATATTCATAATCATCAAATGTCAGGTTTTGATTACAGCGACTTAATAAGCTCACCTGATTCCGTCAATAACGGCGTCAATCCGCCCGTTTTCTACCGGAACCCGAAGAAGAACGGAGCAAGAGTGTGGCTCGGGACCTACGAGACGCCGGAGGATGCGGCGGTGGCGTACGACCGAGCGGCGTTTCAGCTCAAGGGATCGAAACCGAAGCTGAACTTTCCGCATCTGATCAGGATGTGCGAGCGGAGAGATTGGGAGAGAGCGAGAGaggagagatagagagagagaggaagaaagagaaggaTAAGGATCAAGTCCTTCTAATCCTTATTGAAGGATTGATCCTTGGTTAgttaaaccaaaatattattattatatttcattacaGAAGAAAGAGAAGGTTAAGGATTCGTGACAGACCGCCGTTGCGGATGGTCTaagaaatgtttttaattttgccGGCGCTTAAACTCAATTTATGTTGTTATTTTGATTAGTTATCATTTTCatcattatatttcatataatgataaactattaattaattatactgTCAAAAATGTCTAAAACATTCAAATTTTTCATTAAACATCAAACTGAATTACCTATTGTGGCATTCCTGGATAGAGGTTATggtaaattaaactaaaaaagtcCTTATAAGTTATAATAGATTTTAACTACATGAATGGAGCTAAATCAAATTCTTGATTAAACAGACGAGCCCGCAATTTTAACCGTGTGCTATTGcgttttctttttagaaaataaagaaCTCGTAAAATGTATAAAGGGGTAAAGGCTTGTCTCCcacattcttttatttttctgccTGCTCTAGCTGACATGACAACCCTCACGCCACTACTCATTAACGAAACCAtcattattctttttaatttttattgcatctttttaattttatcgtATCTAAAATTACTTTAATCTGAGAatcaaaaagttaaaaataaataggaaaAGCACAATTGTTTATTACTGTATGAACATTATAATGCCTTTAGTTTGTCCTTTCCTTCATATTTATTTGGCAGCATGGCGTTGCTACTAATTATTACTTGTACAGTAATCTCCAGGAGAATAGCAGTCTTCTAGTgctattaaaatttcattttaacATCTCTTTTTCCTAACTTCGTTTTAAGTTTCCATTTCTATTTATGCTAAATAATGGATGTGATTGGTAAATAAGAACGAGATTGAGAGTAAATTAATTGAAGGTAGTGGGAGTAAATTTAATAGAATAACCGAGAGGAAAAAATTAatgtaaactaaataaaaaacataaaaaaattaaaaacagctTTAATGACAGTGTATTTCGCTGAGAGAATAGAGAGGtacatctatctatcttattaaaacagaagtacacatatagaatattccttagttttcagtgttatttacaattgcatgccactgagaattaaattgaatttcctattttaatgtttgtcttttcagttatattaatgtgtttctttttatttcttattttaatgtttgtctttttcagttatattaacgtgttttttttctttcctattttaatgtttgtctttttagttagattaatgtcttttgttttttattcttcaacaattaatgatattttaaagttgtcttttttttgtcaacttaaagttgtctaaactatttgaaaatataaaaaataatcaaaagtaaacatataaaatagataaacaataatcaaacaccaaaatatttaaaatatatatttattctccatccaaatattgaagttcaacctgttttttaatttaagtattttggcttacattactcacatttatatgttttgagaaatttaaagtatatataaattttgaaaattttcaaattattcaaaCGGCTTATCCgtaaccgaaccaaacccgcaaatacccgaatcaaactgaaaccaaaatttataagtatttgaatgttgctgaaatctttaaactcggaaatctcaaacccaaatagattagccgaatcagtgggtatccaaatacacatccctaacatagtcaatataaaacgatcaagtattacaaatacattatttagtataaataaataaaaactaaaacagaaaattaatatccgtgcggtcgcacggaaCAAGATCTAGTTTACCTTTATTCAAACAGTACTCAAGAGTAAAAGtaatgaattttgttttcacCTGATTGACAACTTATCAGCTGAATTGAGCGTAAAAGATTTTTTCACCAAATATTTATCGCTATTAATACTATACAATCACACCCAATAAATTTTGTAGGAACGATTTCCATGCGCACTCGTGAACTGTGAGTCCTACGGTACCTCCTATTTCGTAGGCCGATCAGACTCTCAATGTTTACaccaatatatattatatatggttAATTTGCTATCTAACCAAATTTAACAGTAATATTAAGAATATATCTATGCTTTTAATATAATTAGGTGAGCAACACTTTATCCCATTTTCTGTCGTTTTAACCTTATACATAAAAAGTAGGGAAattggtaaaagaaaaaagttgaTGAAGTTAACAAATGCAATTCATGtagtaagaaaaaaacatgattgTAGTATACACAAATTTCTTCTAACTGAATATAATAAGTAAGcgaatcattaaaaaaaaaaaaaaaaaaaaaaaaaaaaaagtaagcgAATCATGATCCTTTTTACTCAGATAAACACGACGGTGAATTAATTTATGCATATAATATGAtaacattcaaaaaaaaaaatgataacatTCAGTTAATTACCACatccaaaaaaagaaacaacgACAAGTAGTGAAACAAATACGAAGGATAAGTGGAActtcttttatataaaatacatagtaCTATCCACAAATAATACCtaactaggataagacctgtGCCTTGTGCATtgtaaatttatatgaaaattatttaaaaattattgtatgaaaaataaattttatattcttgatcgaatatatatttttggccattaaacaatttttttttaaaaaaatttaattacataAATTGTTTACTGATGAGCtgatcttatttttaaaaatattttatgtcaaAAAATCACTTATCGTATAAGAACCTAACGTTTAGGCCGAAGAATATCAGACAtactatttggttacaatgAAACTTTGTTAGCTCGGTTTTTATCAtgtttagattttaaaaattaattatagttATAAGAAGTTTACGTTCACGTGTCAATCATATCTATCTTCAATAATTTTCTCCTTTTGTGTCGCTTTTTTTTGTCGCTTTTTTGTGTCGctttttcattttggttattgttcgatataaatattgattttagagtttattctcattttgtTCCTTTGTTTTGGTCTGAGATTTAAAAatgagatttaaaattattaaagagataCATACTTAGGTTAAGATATGCGCATTGTGTAGAAtatgaaacaataaaataaccattatatattaaatagctACGAAATCAGTTATTATTGTGTAATAAATTGGCGTAcacatataaatcaaacaatCAATTTTGTTTGTTCGCAATTATTTTAggatatatatatcaaaacaatcaatcttatctatgtatataatgtgtaattaaatttaaatgatattaacatagatatataatatacttttaatatgaatatttattaaatgagctTTCCactcatataattttatgattatttgcatatttgtttaacaaaatttttcaccaatgaattgttttttttatgtgggaattttagtgatttcaataatttataatcatttcaaaaaacaattaatatttcaaaattaaaatattaagttttcaatatatgttcaatacatatatcaaaatataagtatgtattttcatatgatgtatagtttaatataaacgatatatatatattatcataaacacatattaaaataaaacttattcatatggttttataatcattttatcttattacagggaaaaaaaatcttgatcaCAAAAGTTGTTCTAAAGACTTTTAcctaattttattaatttatactcgtttaaaaaaattcaaaatacagcatatacaaaaaatctaaattttttattatatgattaatttaattgtataatttattttaataataaaaaattaaaaatgatagaaagtatacaaattgttagaaaatatttattatttaaaatcattaattgccatatatatttcaatcacattaggtaattgcataagttttatttaatgaaataatagataataaatttcaatttgataaataaatgatatataatagacatactatataatataacattttagtaatttaattttggattaaGAAAATTCTCAATTGATTCTCAAACTGCCATGTAAGCAAAATTAGCATTTCAATTACGTGACAACTCAGCatgacattttttttaaatagtacaaattacatgaattttttaaatgtttcttttttaatatatggtgGATAATAGAAGTATATTATAACTTAtatagtttcttttaaaaatatcaactCTCCATAAACCGTGTAATGCTAATAAATATGGTATAATTTAAAACAACTTATTGATGATCTTCTTTCCCATTATCTACGGATGGAGTAATGGCTATATTTATTAACCTAAAGatctttcttccttttttttttgaaaaatgccTTAACCTAAAGACTTTGCCATGGagagaaattaaaatatttggaaaaattTAAGAGAACTTATGAATTTACCAAATacgtatttaaaaaaatcttgtcTATCACGTAAAATGTATTTCAAAACGAATTTCATTTCAATCGGTATAAATTAATTGGTTTGATACACATAATCGGTTAATATATTTTACCTGATCAGATTTGGCAAGAGTAATATCACTGGACTACATATAtaagaacaaaacttagcttcaccccctaaggtgaatctctacattcacccaccaataggaattagttaattaagatttgatatctcttaaaaaaggaaaccaagtaataaaaatttaattaaataaaattatatttttagataaataaaaaatagtagcaattataatttttttttttaatattgataaatccgtcagaaaatactaaaccctaaaccctaaactctaaacccaaaattctaaatactaaaccctaaacccttggggaaAGCCTGAACCTTTTGGCAAATCCTATAtcctaaatcgttaatcttaaaacctaaacccttaatcataaacaataatattaaaccctaaattctaaacacgaacccctaaaccctaaactctttgacaaatattaaatcataaatccttaatcctaaaccataaaccattttggaatttggaatttagggtttagtattaggggttataatttagggtttagggattaggatttagttttagtttatgatttaaggtttggtttaaatttaagggttagggtataggatttgcccaagggttcaggctttttcctagggtttagggtttagtatttagaatttaaggtttagggtttagaatttagggtttagggtttagtattttctgacggatttatcaatattaaattttttttttataattgctactaatttttatttatctaaaaacataattttatttcattaaattcttattatttggtttccttttttaagagatatcaaatctcaattaactaattcctattggtgggtgaatgtagaggttcaccttagggggtgaagctaagttttgttccATATATAATCACGCTTTgcaattatattatatgatccAACTTAAACTTCCACTgatataatcatttttttttccttcagaAAGCTGtcaaaatgaaaatttgttAAAGAGTGATTTCGAATGACCTCATGAATCATGAATCATGAATGCAATGCATACATTTATATGATAATACCCAAATGATGATATACATGAACACATCGATTTCCAAATAGACaacaatttaaataatgtataagaaaaaaataaaaatgtataagaACATAAGAGTAACATCACTCTGTTCTTTATAATCACTTTTTGACATAGGAAAACAATACTCATTATGGCATATATTGATTGGGAGTGGTCAGAAGTTCATTTCCTTGTCAGCCATTAATCAAGATCCACGTTTGAGATCAGATATGCTATACGTCGTTAGAATTTCCATATGCGAATCATATGATATACGATGTTAGTAAATGGTAATAGGATAGTCAAGATATCAGACGTTGctaggaaattttttttttatactatgCTCACCCTAAATGCTCTATAAAACTGCCACGTCAGCTATTTCAAGGCACAAATAACTGACACATAGGATGAgatctttttataattattataaatttgagttcatattttttaaatgattctcaaataatatatagggaatATGAAATCCATTCAACTTACATACATAAATCAATAAAGTtgatcatcatataaataatacagaATTGATAGTGAactgataaataaataatatagaaactctatatatattataattataaaccATATTTCTAACTCCACTCCACcatctaaatactaaactctaaatcctaaatattaaaccctagatcttaatcaataaaccataaaccccaatctaaaagaaaatatatacttataacACATTTTAAACAGAAAATGGAGAAATGGATAGTACATCATAGATGTTAATCATAGTACATCGTAGATGTTTTATTCCATTTACGTAcgtaaacaataaaaataagcATCATATAAAATAGTATGGAACTAATAGtgaattaaaagataaatagtAATAGGAGCTCTATAAATAGTATAATCATAAATTTTACCTCAAACCCTCATCCCAACCTgtaaatactaaaccataaaccttaattactaaatttaaactcaaacataaaatataatatacttataatattttaaatcaaattaaaatctaaaaacaatatataaattttaacattaAACTATACTATACTAAACAGTCTATAAatactatactattttttttttatcaaacctTTATATTAATTCAAGAACAGAGTTTAACACCCAAGGGTGGTTACAAGATGGAGATTACAAGCTGATTTCGCTAGCCGATCAGCCTCAACATTATTAAGTCTTGGAACATAAGAAAAAGAGATAGATTCGAAGGAGTCCCTCAACAGGAATATATCATGGAGGATGCCTTGAATTTCCACAGCAGAGCCTTTGCTTGAGAGCAAAGAAACGAGACTTTTAGAGTCAGAGAGGCATTCCAGCCTTCTAAGTCCCGCAGAGATGGCAGCAATAAGAGCTGTCTTTACCGCTAAAGCTTCAGCCATCAAGGCCGAGCTAATAAAGGTGCGGTTTGTAGATCCTTCTCCTATGTAGGAGCCGGTGTGTGACCGGAACACCCAACCCAAGCCGCCTATTCCAGTCCCCGCTATCCAAGAAGCATCAGTGAAACACTTTGCAGCAGAGGAGGAGTTGCGATGGTCTGAGGTCCGTAGCTGTCGAGTAGGAGTTTTGGTCGGGTTTATCTTCTGCGCATTTTGCCATGACCTTGCCTCTTTAATAGCTTTATCCACTATCTCCTGATCTGCAAAAGTTCTATTCTCAAACACCAGTTTATTCCTGCTAGTCCAGAGAGACCAGAGGATCCATGGATGGAGAGGAGAAGCAACACCAGTAGGAGGAAAGCATGTGAGCAGACGACAAGTTTGGAGAAGCTGGCCTGGTGATGATATAGTGTCTGAATTTGGTTTATTAATTGCAGGGACCAGATTCCACACTCGTTGAGCCACAGGGCACTGCAGCAGCACATGGAGGATGGTTTCAGGTGCTCCACAACTTTTACACGCAAAGGAGCCCTGTACTCCCCGAGAACGGAGAGCCTCGCCTACCGATAGAGCATTGTTCATGATTTTCCAGAGAAAGTGCTTGAGCTTCGGTAAGGTTTTCAGGTTCCAAACATTTTGGTTCCAGTTGAAAGAGGGAGAGACAGGGGCAGCAACTGCTGTTTTTGCTAAAGCATAGCCCGAGCGCGTAGAGTACACACCATTCTTTTCAGGGAGCCACACCAACGAGTCATCCATGTTGAAAGTACTAAGAGCAAGCTTCCGAATGTGATTCTCGTAGTGAGGCATTACCTTACGAATAGCTGATACATCCCACTCCAGGGTGGAGGCGTTTATTAGGGTGTCCATGGTTGCATCAGCTGTTTCTTCAGTTGGCGGTCCTATTGGACAGGTTGGGGAGGATGTTGACAGCCAATTGTCTTTCCAGATATGAGTTGAGTGACCGTTACCCACCACCTTGCCAAGGCCGAGCTTTAGAACCTCTCTTCCAGCCAATATACCACGCCAGCCGTGGGAGCAACTTGAAGGAGCCTCACAGAGTAGAAAGTCCGAGTGTTTACAATATTTGTTGAGGAGGGTTCTACCAAGCAGTGACGACGGATCTTTAAGGATACGCCAGGATAGTTTAGCAAATAAAGCGTCGTTAAACTGCTGTATCTCTCTAAAACCCAAACCACCTGCCGACTTTGGTAGAGTGAGCTTATCCCAAGCAACCCAACACATCTTTTTAATTTCCGGTGATGCGTCCCACCAGAATCTCGTCATAACAGACTGAATTTGTTTGCATAGGGATTGGGGAAGTTTGAAGCAGGTCATGGAATAAGTAGGCATGGCAGCTAGCACTGCCTTAAGCAACACCATTTTCCCCGCACCCGAGAGCATTTTCGAGGACCAGCTATGTGATCTCTGCCGTATCCTATCAACGATTCCAGCGAAGatgtctctcttcttcctcccgAAATGCTCCGGGAGGCCCAGATACTTTCCAATGCCTCATTCTCCAGTTATGTCTAAGCAGCGCTTGATCCTAGCTTTTGCCGGTCCTGTTGTCTTGGATGAAAACGTAATAGCAGATTTCGCCCTGTTTATACGCTGGCCTGACGCTTTAGCATATCTATCCAGAATCCGGGAGAGGGCTGAGCAGCTAGCTGGATCGGATTTAGAGAAAAACATGGTGTCATCGGCGAAGAGGAGGTTGTTGATCGGGGGACAGCTACGGCCCACTTTAACTCACAGGAGGGAGCCATTTTCTTGCGCCTGAGCACATAGTCCCGACAACACTTCCGTGCACAAGATGAACAAATAAGGGGAGAGCGGGTCTCCTTGTCGGAGGCCTCGGGACGGGTAGACCTTTCCTTGTGGAGCTCCATTAACAAGAAAGGAATACGAGACAGACGAGACACATTCCATCGTCCATTCGATCCATATCTCATGGAAACCGAGCTTAGCTAGTACTTCTCGGAGGAAATCCCATTCGATCCTGTCATAAGCTTTACTCATGTTCGTTTTTACTGCCATGGAGAACCTCTTCTTGGCTTGAGATGTACGGAGGTAGTGCAGTATCTCATGAGTAATCAAGACATTGTCGGCAATGGCTCTTCCCGGAACGAAGGCTGACTGGTGGGGTGAGATCAAGGTCGGTAGCAGCGGTTGCAATCTCTTAGTTAGGATCTTGGCTATGATTTTATAATGGGTGTTGCAGAGTGCAATCGGCCTGTAGTCCGAGACTTGTTTAGGGCCCTTAATCTTCGGTATAAGGCGGAGATGCGTTTCATTTTGACGCTGATGCAAGGATCTAGTGATGAAGAAGTCATGCACCTCGCGAGTGACGTCATCTCCAATGATGTCCCAAAAAGATTGGTAAAAGCCGGCCGAAAATCCATCGGGACCCGGTGCCTTATCCGCGTTGATAGCAAAGACAGCAGCTTCTATATATGTTTATCATATAGTATAAGACTAAAAGTTACAGTGATAACACAACTTTTTCCATCTTTAATATCGTCGTCGTTTCTGAATCATATCGGAAGAGAACTTGTGGTGAAGCAAGAAATcaataacaaataaaaagatcAGTAACAAAGAAAATTTTTGAGATCGATGGTATCAAAATAGATTAAGATCGATAACTAAGgagattatatatattgacatcaTGGGAGGATGAAATGGACAACAATAGAGAGGATTAAAAGTGATGGTACCAAAATCTGAAGATAAACGGTAAAGAGAAACACAAAATAGTGTTAAGGTGAATTGATCATAAATGAGGTGTTTTGTTTCCAATAATGTAACATTGGTAATGAAAtgataaaaatgcaaaaaaataaaagaacatagaaaaaaagaaatgtgATATTCGTGtacacgcacaccaattaacgtaatgtgcacactaccacaatcgaatggtatgtcgatgtagcactttaagatcgaatccacagagaccaactcttacactttatttctattggaTCAATACTTAGCTAAAACAAATATTGGGTTTTGTTTTGAGGGTAACGTGCAAagcaagtaaaataatataaatgagaattcaatttaaagagaaaccagcctagggttacttcatcgggtgtcaatacttgtgagctaaacaattattcaagtgctaataagaacagtctagaactcggatcactcaagtagaacagtccactgtcgtggtactgctccctatgctgatcgatctcaccgtctaactgtcgttgaggtgagaagcgatcgcaagcaatagagatcaggtccgataggttcacaaaacaccctaatatctactttcgctgattagggatgcaatgctcattcaaaacagatctagcaacctattacacggttaatgaacaggttaaacctatgatctaacattatgcggccagtttaatgcaagcaataagaacagttatgaatgaagacaatcaatggattcacttatctatgtttagctcacgaaatcaacaccctagaaccctagacaagctagccgactactcagtcatgacacaagaaaagacaagcatcaatactgaataatactgcataaaataacagaaacaagagATAGGGTTCAGGGgttcttctctatggagagagatagccttctccctttacaaagtAGCAAATCTCCAAGTAAAAA
The sequence above is drawn from the Raphanus sativus cultivar WK10039 chromosome 7, ASM80110v3, whole genome shotgun sequence genome and encodes:
- the LOC130497455 gene encoding uncharacterized protein LOC130497455, which encodes MRKVQLRFRSLELKRRSVVRHRRILRRLVGPEPHSCSVLLRVPVENGRIDAVIDGIRTTYVQERVNMVQDDQAPKSGGLDLLATSLGTSTLSPLKPRKVLPLLSWFMDTVLLKVSSSVILMPLPLDSGSSLLTNLGGVDQVDLILRVKAHKKQRRTQDGLARIWKTMLMSRMFSLTWESTSKCR